In Sphingomonas sp. SUN019, the genomic window GCCGGAGGAGCTGATCCGCCAGCGGCGCTGTTCTGGAGACGCGCCGTCGATCTCGGCGGTGCGATGAAGGGTGACCGGTCCTTCCATCGCGAATGGACGGTCGCCCTCCTTCAACCGACCCGAAATGCGTATCGGGACAGTCACGTAGCGCTGGCCTGCGCCCGCATCGATCCGGCCCGGTGCGCCGACCTCCGCGCGATATTCGGCGTATTTGTCGAAGCTGGCGGCGAATGCCTGCTGGCTCATTTCGGAGGCGCGGCCATCGTCGTCCCACAGGCGCCACGCCTGCGGATAACGCCCCGCGCCGATCAGTGCGTAATAATGACAAACCACGGCTGCTGCGGCTTCGACTCCTTCGGCGTCCGCCGCCGTGGTGACCTCCCCGAATGCGGGCGCCGCTGGCTTCGTGGCGGCAGGCTGGGGCCGCGGTGGCGCTTCGTCGGGCAGAGCGGCGTAATTGTCGACCGATCCACGCGCGGCGTCGGCTGCGGTCGCGATGTCGACCTCGTTCGAGACGTCCGA contains:
- a CDS encoding MliC family protein, which gives rise to MRSFLVSCALPLIAIGGCSRESDVSNEVDIATAADAARGSVDNYAALPDEAPPRPQPAATKPAAPAFGEVTTAADAEGVEAAAAVVCHYYALIGAGRYPQAWRLWDDDGRASEMSQQAFAASFDKYAEYRAEVGAPGRIDAGAGQRYVTVPIRISGRLKEGDRPFAMEGPVTLHRTAEIDGASPEQRRWRISSSGVRPRRGEATPAPDPETPDRVTTRYRCDDGTAFTAVFDNRADAVTLRFGAGEVVRLPSERPASGIWYRNSRYELRGKGRNATLTRGRAMPVDCTAAQ